GTGGACAAGTAGTAGTACCTGCATAACAACCCCTCGTATTTGCAGATGTTTCAAGATATAAGTTTGCAGTAAAAGCCCTAGCCCCACTACTAGCTCCTTTTTCCAAAATCCGTGCTTGTCTGATATCAAGTTTGATTTGAATAGAAGCAATATTCAATTTGCCTCGCTTTTCAACACCCCGAACTTGACCAAAATGCAAGCCATAAACCCGATTCTTCTGGCTAGTAATGACCTGTGGAGTCCTGACTCCACCAGTTACACTCAAGTTGCAATGAGTAACATTGGTGTATTTGACCAAAACTGTTGTCGGAGTGTCTGCAATCAAATCATTACTACTAGCTAGCTCTGTACGATAAACAATATCCTGCCCTTCCCTGTCACCCTTAAGACACAGTAGATCACTATCTTCATTGATTAAATCTTCAGGATCATTTAGATAGGTAGCTCGATTCTCTTCAAGCCCTGCCATACAGTTTTCGACTGGATTATCAATACTGATATAATCCTCTCCAGCTCGACAAATCCTAACTCCTCTAGCACTATTAATATCATCACGAATCTCATTGATGACCTCATCGGTATCTTGTTGCAAAGCTCTCATTGTCGAAGCCTGACGAAATAGGTTGGTAATATTCATAAACCCAGCTAAGCTAATAGCTAATAGGAATGAAAAAATTGATGAAGCGATTAATAACTCGACCAAGGTAAACCCTGATTTAGAACCCTTATGTTTCAGGCTAATCATCGCTTACTATACTCCTTGGTGATCACTGTATACTGATTGTCACCATTCGGATCTATCCACTCTGCCTGAATTGAGATTAACATTGACTCCGTAGTCTGAAAAGCACTTGGATAATCTTTCTTCTGAAAATAAATCCTATACGGATCAACACTAGTATATTCTCCACTCCTAATCGTTAGATTATCACTTGTATCTGATTTTTCAACAAAACATTTTTGTCCACAGCCATCAACTTTATCTCCGATAAAAAATGGGTAATCCTGAGGATTCTTGCCAACTGGAACATCATTATTATCCCAAGGCAAACTTCTGACTAAAAAGTCCAAATACTCAGCTTGCTCTTCCACTAACAAATCCACCTGAATTCTTTCCCTAGATGCCCTAGTTTGGCGAACTGATCTACTAACACTCACGATTGCAATCGCCAGAATAGAGCCAAGTATTACCAGGGCAATTAAAACTTCTAGAATTGTATCGCCTCTTCTTAATCGTTTTCTCATCAGTTTATCTCAAGCTCAAAGCTATTATTGCTAGGCGTAAAGCTGATCTTTCCCCAGATCTTAACTTGATCATTTCCAGCACTGAGTCGTACATCTTGCTGCGCTGAGTAATCCAAATCTTTAAAATACAGAGAAAAATCTGACCTATCGCCTAATTGACCGTTAGCACTGTTTGATCCATAGTTTGTTATGTCCAGATAATCTTGATCATTTTTATCCTCCCACCACCAGATCTCATTTGGCTGAGCCTGAAAAACAATCCTAATCTTAGTCGGATCTTGTGCTGGATTACCACTATCATCTGGATCTGGATTTGGTAAGAATGGGATAATACCTTTGGGTAAATTGACTCTTTCTGGTTGATAGCTACAGAGTTGCTCATAGTATTGATTGAATCCCTCGGCAGTATTGGCTACCAACCGCAATACTGAACTATCAAGGTAATACTCCCCTCTGGAATCTTGTTCAATCGTAATACTCCGACCAAAGATCTGATCCTGTCCAAGTGAAAGATTGTCTCCCAGATTTATTCCACTACAGCTAGTCTGATTTTCAGTCTCTCCCCCTAGCCAAACGCCAGCCCGAAC
The sequence above is drawn from the Candidatus Saccharibacteria bacterium genome and encodes:
- a CDS encoding type II secretion system protein; amino-acid sequence: MISLKHKGSKSGFTLVELLIASSIFSFLLAISLAGFMNITNLFRQASTMRALQQDTDEVINEIRDDINSARGVRICRAGEDYISIDNPVENCMAGLEENRATYLNDPEDLINEDSDLLCLKGDREGQDIVYRTELASSNDLIADTPTTVLVKYTNVTHCNLSVTGGVRTPQVITSQKNRVYGLHFGQVRGVEKRGKLNIASIQIKLDIRQARILEKGASSGARAFTANLYLETSANTRGCYAGTTTCPPVN
- a CDS encoding prepilin-type N-terminal cleavage/methylation domain-containing protein, producing the protein MARSKNKLGHHFQLSSGMSLVEVMIVLAISMGVAASVYANFGPQRDRVSFDNAIRSTDSIFTGIKNEVRAGVWLGGETENQTSCSGINLGDNLSLGQDQIFGRSITIEQDSRGEYYLDSSVLRLVANTAEGFNQYYEQLCSYQPERVNLPKGIIPFLPNPDPDDSGNPAQDPTKIRIVFQAQPNEIWWWEDKNDQDYLDITNYGSNSANGQLGDRSDFSLYFKDLDYSAQQDVRLSAGNDQVKIWGKISFTPSNNSFELEIN
- a CDS encoding prepilin-type N-terminal cleavage/methylation domain-containing protein, with the protein product MRKRLRRGDTILEVLIALVILGSILAIAIVSVSRSVRQTRASRERIQVDLLVEEQAEYLDFLVRSLPWDNNDVPVGKNPQDYPFFIGDKVDGCGQKCFVEKSDTSDNLTIRSGEYTSVDPYRIYFQKKDYPSAFQTTESMLISIQAEWIDPNGDNQYTVITKEYSKR